A stretch of Gallus gallus isolate bGalGal1 chromosome 2, bGalGal1.mat.broiler.GRCg7b, whole genome shotgun sequence DNA encodes these proteins:
- the NPBWR1 gene encoding neuropeptides B/W receptor type 1 (The RefSeq protein has 1 substitution compared to this genomic sequence) — MENTSLPEPNSSCVAGHTDCTRRGDVELSIPTPPPSPSSYITMPVIYSIICAVGLTGNTAVIYVILKAPKMKTVTNIFILNLAIADELFTLVLPINIADYLLLQWPFGEFMCKLIISIDQYNIFSSIYFLTVMSVDRYLVVAATTKSRKMSYRTYRAAKIVSLCIWSFVTVIILPFTVFAKVHKEQGRSQCVFVFPHPESVWWKGSRIHTLILGFAIPVSTICILYTIMLCRLRRVHLHSNAKALDKAKKKVTLMVVIILAVCLLCWTPYHLSTVVALTTDIPQTPQIVGISYFITSLSYANSCFNPFLYAFLDDSFRRSFRKLMDCRTTS, encoded by the coding sequence ATGGAAAATACTTCTCTCCCTGAGCCCAATTCGTCATGTGTGGCTGGGCACACAGACTGTACAAGGAGAGGAGATGTGGAGCTGAGTATTCCCACTCCCCCACCAAGCCCCAGCTCCTACATCACGATGCCTGTCATCTATTCCATCATCTGTGCTGTGGGACTGACAGGTAACACTGCTGTCATCTATGTAATCCTCAAAGCCCCGAAGATGAAGACAGTCACCAACATCTTCATCCTCAATTTAGCCATTGCTGATGAGCTTTTTACCTTGGTGCTGCCTATCAACATTGCTGACTACCTGCTCCTACAATGGCCATTTGGAGAGTTCATGTGCAAGCTCATCATCTCCATAGACCAGTACAACATTTTCTCCAGCATCTACTTCCTCACCGTTATGAGTGTTGACCGCTACCTTGTTGTAGCGGCCACCACCAAGTCCAGGAAGATGTCTTACCGCACCTACCGAGCTGCCAAGATTGTAAGCCTCTGCATCTGGTCCTTCGTCACAGTCATCATCCTGCCTTTCACTGTCTTTGCTAAGGTACACAAGGAGCAGGGGCGCTCCCAGTGTGTTTTCGTGTTCCCTCATCCTGAAAGCGTGTGGTGGAAAGGCAGTCGGATCTACACCCTTATCTTAGGCTTTGCTATCCCAGTGTCCACCATCTGCATCCTCTATACCATCATGTTGTGCAGATTGAGACGTGTGCATCTTCATAGCAATGCAAAAGCCCTggataaagcaaaaaaaaaagtgacactGATGGTGGTTATCATCCTGGCTGTGTGTCTGCTCTGCTGGACACCCTATCACCTTAGCACAGTGGTCGCCCTCACCACAGACATCCCACAAACTCCTCAGATTGTTGGGATTTCCTACTTCATCACTAGTCTGAGTTATGCCAACAGCTGTTTCAACCCTTTCTTGTACGCCTTTCTGGATGACAGTTTCCGGAGGAGCTTTCGCAAACTGATGGACTGCAGAACCACCTCATAG
- the NPBWR1 gene encoding neuropeptides B/W receptor type 1 isoform X1, which yields MENTSLPEPNSSCVAGHTDCTRRGDVELSIPTPPPSPSSYITMPVIYSIICAVGLTGNTAVIYVILKAPKMKTVTNIFILNLAIADELFTLVLPINIADYLLLQWPFGEFMCKLIISIDQYNIFSSIYFLTVMSVDRYLVVAATTKSRKMSYRTYRAAKIVSLCIWSFVTVIILPFTVFAKVHKEQGRSQCVFVFPHPESVWWKGSRIYTLILGFAIPVSTICILYTIMLCRLRRVHLHSNAKALDKAKKKVTLMVVIILAVCLLCWTPYHLSTVVALTTDIPQTPQIVGISYFITSLSYANSCFNPFLYAFLDDSFRRSFRKLMDCRTTS from the coding sequence ATGGAAAATACTTCTCTCCCTGAGCCCAATTCGTCATGTGTGGCTGGGCACACAGACTGTACAAGGAGAGGAGATGTGGAGCTGAGTATTCCCACTCCCCCACCAAGCCCCAGCTCCTACATCACGATGCCTGTCATCTATTCCATCATCTGTGCTGTGGGACTGACAGGTAACACTGCTGTCATCTATGTAATCCTCAAAGCCCCGAAGATGAAGACAGTCACCAACATCTTCATCCTCAATTTAGCCATTGCTGATGAGCTTTTTACCTTGGTGCTGCCTATCAACATTGCTGACTACCTGCTCCTACAATGGCCATTTGGAGAGTTCATGTGCAAGCTCATCATCTCCATAGACCAGTACAACATTTTCTCCAGCATCTACTTCCTCACCGTTATGAGTGTTGACCGCTACCTTGTTGTAGCGGCCACCACCAAGTCCAGGAAGATGTCTTACCGCACCTACCGAGCTGCCAAGATTGTAAGCCTCTGCATCTGGTCCTTCGTCACAGTCATCATCCTGCCTTTCACTGTCTTTGCTAAGGTACACAAGGAGCAGGGGCGCTCCCAGTGTGTTTTCGTGTTCCCTCATCCTGAAAGCGTGTGGTGGAAAGGCAGTCGGATCTACACCCTTATCTTAGGCTTTGCTATCCCAGTGTCCACCATCTGCATCCTCTATACCATCATGTTGTGCAGATTGAGACGTGTGCATCTTCATAGCAATGCAAAAGCCCTggataaagcaaaaaaaaaagtgacactGATGGTGGTTATCATCCTGGCTGTGTGTCTGCTCTGCTGGACACCCTATCACCTTAGCACAGTGGTCGCCCTCACCACAGACATCCCACAAACTCCTCAGATTGTTGGGATTTCCTACTTCATCACTAGTCTGAGTTATGCCAACAGCTGTTTCAACCCTTTCTTGTACGCCTTTCTGGATGACAGTTTCCGGAGGAGCTTTCGCAAACTGATGGACTGCAGAACCACCTCATAG